The DNA window CGGCGACTTCAAGGCCTCAGACGTGAACTGCGACGGCTGTACCGACATTGCAGGCAGGCATGTCGGTTACTGCGCGATGTGCGGCGTACGCAAGTGCGCGTCTGCCAAGGGAGTAGAAAACTGCGCCTACTGCTCCGATTACGCTTGCGAGACCCTTGTTAATTTCCTCAAAATGGCGCCGAA is part of the bacterium genome and encodes:
- a CDS encoding DUF3795 domain-containing protein, which gives rise to MSKLIAFCGNDCSACPGYIATKNDDNEARAKIAEEWSKQFGGDFKASDVNCDGCTDIAGRHVGYCAMCGVRKCASAKGVENCAYCSDYACETLVNFLKMAPKAKTNLEEIRRSL